The genomic region CGCCCGCACCGAGGGCGGCGTGATCATGGGCGTGCGCCACGTCGAGCTGCCGATCCACGGTGTGCAGTTCCACCCCGAGTCGATCCTGACCCAGGGCGGGCACCGGATGCTCGCCAACTGGCTGGGCTACTGCGGCGCGGCCCCGGCCGAGTCGCTGGTGCGCCGACTCGAGGACGAGGTCGCGGGCGCCGTCGCCGCGGCTACTGCGCGAAGCTCAGCGTGATCGACGAGCCGAAGTTGATCGGGGTGCCCGGCGACGGGTCCTGAGTCACCACCCCGTTCGTCGGCACCCCGCTGTTCTGCGCGTTCGGCAGCTTGATCAACGAACCCGTCCAGCCCAGGCTGCGCAGGTAGGGTTCGGCCTCCGACCAGAACATGCCGCGCAGGTTGGGCATCGTGAACTGGTTGCCGCGCGACACCTGGATCTGGATCAGGGTGTCCACCGGGACGTCCTGACCGGCGGCCGGGCTGGTGCCCACCACCTGACCGGCGGGCCGCGTGTTGTCGACCTGCACGTCGGGGGTGTTGGTGAACCCGGCCTCGACCAGGATCCGCCGGCAGTCCTCCGCGGTCAGCCCGACGCAGTCCGGCACCAGCCTGCTGTCTGGGCCGGAGCCCACGATGATCGTGATCTCGTTGGTCACCGCCGTGGTCTGGTTGGCAGGCGGGTTGGTGCCGATCACCTTGTCCTTGAGCTCCGGCGTCGACGGCGACTGCGACTGCCTGACCTTGTCGAACCCGGCCGCGGTGAGCCGCCGCGCGGCTTCGGCGAACGACAGGTTCTTCACGTCGGGGACCTCACGCTGCTCGGGACCCACCGACACGTTGACGGTGATCTCCTCGCCGGCGCTGACCTCGGTGTCGGCGTCGGGCTCGGTGCTGATCACCCGGTCCGGCGGCACCTCGGAGTCGGTCTGCTTCTGGGTGCGCACCTTGAAGCCGTGGTTCTGCAGCTCGGCGATCGCGTCGGCCGACGCCTGCCCGCGCACATCGGGCACCTGCACGGCGCGGGTGCCGCCGCCGAACATGTTGATCGCCAGGGTCACCACGACGGTCAGCACCGCCAGCACCGCCACCGCGACCAGCCACCGGGCCACCGAGCCGCGCCGGTCCCGGTCGCCGTAGTCGGGCGCCACCGGTCGCGACACCGCCTCGATGGGCTCGGTGCGCTGATGCGCCGGCGGCGTCGACAGCAGCGAGTTGCGCTCGGCGTCGGTGAACACCTTCGGCGCGTCCGGCTGCTGACCGCTGTGCACCCGCACCAGGTCGTTCCGCATCTCCGCGGCGGTCTGGTACCGGTTGTCCGGGTTCTTCGCCAGCGACTTGAGCACCACGGCGTCCAGTTCGGGGCTCACCGCCGGGTTGCGCTGCGACGGCGGCACCGGATCCTCCCGGACATGCTGGTAGGCCACCGCCACCGGGGAATCGCCGACGAACGGCGGCTCACCGGTGAGGATCTCGTAGAGCACACAGCCCAGCGAGTAGACGTCGGAGCGGGCGTCGACCTTCTCCCCGCGCGCCTGCTCGGGCGACAGGTACTGCGCGGTGCCGATCACCGCGGCGGTCTGGGTGACGCTGTTGGCGTCGGCCAGCGCGCGGGCGATGCCGAAGTCCATCACCTTCACCGCACCGGTCTTGCTGATCATGATGTTGGCCGGTTTGACGTCGCGGTGGATGATGCCGTGCTGGTGGCTGAAGTTCAGCGCCTGGCAGGCATCGGCGATCACCTCGATGGCCCGCCGCGGCTCCATCGGCCCGTCGGTGTGCACGATGTCGCGCAGCGTCACACCCTCGACGTACTCCATCACGATGTAGGGCAGCGGGCCGGACGGCGTCTCGGCCTCCCCGGTGTCGTACACCGCGACGATCGCCGGGTGGTTCAGCGCGGCCGCGTTCTGCGCCTCGCGGCGGAACCTCAGGTAGAAGCTCGGGTCGCGTGCGAGGTCGGCGCGCAGCACCTTGATCGCGACGTCGCGGTGCAGCCGCAGGTCGCGGGCGAGGTGGACTTCGGACATGCCGCCGAAGCCGAGGATCTCGCCCAGCTCATACCGGTCGGAGAGGTGTTGCGGGGTGGTCATTGCGCTGTCTGTTCTGAGGGAAGTCGCAGGTCGCCCGGCGGTACCGGCGCCGAAAGCAGCGGGATCATCGTTGCCGGTGAGGCGATCAGCTGCGGTGTGGTTACCCCTGATTGTCCCTCACCACCCGCGGGTGCCCCCGCTTCGGTGCCCGGTGTCCACGCCGGTAGCGCGGCGGGTGTCTCGATCGGGACGGGCTCGGTGACCGTGTCGGTGACCGTCGGGCGGGTCGGCGTCTGGTCCTTGCGGTCCTGGGCGTTGAGCACGATCAGGATCGCGATGATGATCGCCAGCGCACCGAAGACACCCGCCGCCCACAGCAGCGCGCGCTGCCCCGAGGAGAACGTACGCCGCGGTGGCGGGGGCCGGTGGCTGCCGGCGGTCGGGCGGGGACGGGCGGCCGCGGCAGGTGCGGCGGGCCGGGCCTGGGTGGCCGGCGCCACCGCGGTGGGCGCGGCCCGTCCGATCGACGGGGCGGCATTGGGTCGTGGGGGCCGGCGCCCTGCGCGCACCGCCGCGACGGCGTCCGCGAACTGCCCGCCGTTGCGGTAGCGCATGCCCGGGTTCTTGGCCAGCGCGATCTCGATCAGCTCGCGCACGTTGGGCGGCAGGTCGGCGGGCAGCGGCGGCGGGGTCTCCTTGATGTGCTTCATCGCCACGGTCAGCGCACCGTCGCCGGTGAACGGCCGCTTACCGGAGACCGCCTCGTAGCCGACGACCCCGAGCGAGTACACGTCGCTGGCCGCGGTGGCGTCGTGGCCCAGCGCCTGCTCGGGGGCGATGTACTGAGCGGTGCCCATCACCATGCCGGTCTGGGTGACCGGGGCTGCGTCCACCGCCTTGGCGATGCCGAAGTCGGTCAGCTTGACCTGCCCGGTGGGTGTGATCAGGATGTTGCCCGGTTTGACGTCGCGGTGCACCAGCCCCGCGGTGTGGGCCACCTGCAGGGCCCGTCCGGTCTGCTCGAGCATGTCCAGCGCGTGCCGCAGCGACAGCCGGCCGGTGCGCTTGAGCACCGAGTTCAACGGTTCACCGTTGACCAGTTCCATCACCAGGTACGCGGTGCGGCCCTCGCCGTCCATGTCGGTCTCGCCGTAGTCGTATACCCCGGCGATGCCGGGATGCACGGCCAGCATGGCCACGGTGCGGGCCTCGGCGCGGAACCGTTCGACGAACTCGGGGTCGGTGGAGTACT from Mycolicibacterium phlei harbors:
- the pknB gene encoding Stk1 family PASTA domain-containing Ser/Thr kinase, coding for MTTPQHLSDRYELGEILGFGGMSEVHLARDLRLHRDVAIKVLRADLARDPSFYLRFRREAQNAAALNHPAIVAVYDTGEAETPSGPLPYIVMEYVEGVTLRDIVHTDGPMEPRRAIEVIADACQALNFSHQHGIIHRDVKPANIMISKTGAVKVMDFGIARALADANSVTQTAAVIGTAQYLSPEQARGEKVDARSDVYSLGCVLYEILTGEPPFVGDSPVAVAYQHVREDPVPPSQRNPAVSPELDAVVLKSLAKNPDNRYQTAAEMRNDLVRVHSGQQPDAPKVFTDAERNSLLSTPPAHQRTEPIEAVSRPVAPDYGDRDRRGSVARWLVAVAVLAVLTVVVTLAINMFGGGTRAVQVPDVRGQASADAIAELQNHGFKVRTQKQTDSEVPPDRVISTEPDADTEVSAGEEITVNVSVGPEQREVPDVKNLSFAEAARRLTAAGFDKVRQSQSPSTPELKDKVIGTNPPANQTTAVTNEITIIVGSGPDSRLVPDCVGLTAEDCRRILVEAGFTNTPDVQVDNTRPAGQVVGTSPAAGQDVPVDTLIQIQVSRGNQFTMPNLRGMFWSEAEPYLRSLGWTGSLIKLPNAQNSGVPTNGVVTQDPSPGTPINFGSSITLSFAQ
- a CDS encoding serine/threonine-protein kinase, whose translation is MTARVGVTLSGRYRLQRLIATGGMGQVWEGVDSRLGRRVAIKVLKAEYSTDPEFVERFRAEARTVAMLAVHPGIAGVYDYGETDMDGEGRTAYLVMELVNGEPLNSVLKRTGRLSLRHALDMLEQTGRALQVAHTAGLVHRDVKPGNILITPTGQVKLTDFGIAKAVDAAPVTQTGMVMGTAQYIAPEQALGHDATAASDVYSLGVVGYEAVSGKRPFTGDGALTVAMKHIKETPPPLPADLPPNVRELIEIALAKNPGMRYRNGGQFADAVAAVRAGRRPPRPNAAPSIGRAAPTAVAPATQARPAAPAAAARPRPTAGSHRPPPPRRTFSSGQRALLWAAGVFGALAIIIAILIVLNAQDRKDQTPTRPTVTDTVTEPVPIETPAALPAWTPGTEAGAPAGGEGQSGVTTPQLIASPATMIPLLSAPVPPGDLRLPSEQTAQ